In Lonchura striata isolate bLonStr1 unplaced genomic scaffold, bLonStr1.mat Scaffold_92, whole genome shotgun sequence, one DNA window encodes the following:
- the LOC144248836 gene encoding uncharacterized protein LOC144248836: MGMELEQRTKLCPHSGHPQGLPGVEVLLLLLQHLRGFSSSSIQPHPGNDKSWFGGTQGTKAAPAPPLAPSAPKEEAKEEEDSSELPAVLEDAGELPSVPGDDSELPAALGDKGEHPALWEYSGEAPAAWDKDSGHLPAWDEGSGCPLVQDEDGQAPMVWDEDRGHPVPWEEEGELLPAWEEDSEHPLAWKDDGEPAAFWEEDPEPPCAWEEDTEPPCAWEEDTEPPSAVGSWAEGSDSSTALQPEGRGEWCLVQLSTSALFLSSSTWFLSGNIVSVAEPAEKYLEVEQIGQGAFGTISKGLDRATLGEVAIKKTSLRGQNGERAVNELLLLKDKKNPNIVNSLDSFLVDGDLWLVMEYMDGGTLQDVVRQTRMAEGEMAAVSRECLQGLDFLHANRVIHRDLKSSNILLGMAGSVKLADFGLCAQLSSEQDRRSSMVGTAHWMAPEVVTSSPYGPKVDIWSFGIVTIEMVEGEPPYFKETRAMARALIRHNGTPQLQEPRRLSALLRDFLECSLEPDEEQRWSAQELLQHPFLSSAKPLSSLTPLITAAKQLREQNCLLLMWKPRCPRIPLQVHGDAEIPLQVHGDAEIPLQVHGDAEIPCRDPLQVHGDAEIPCRDPLQPLEEPGWSSAMPERRL; encoded by the exons atggggatggagctggagcagcgcacgaAGCTCTGCCCCCACTCAGGACACCCGCAGGGCCTCCCTGGTGTGGAAGTGCTG ctcctcctcctgcagcatctccggggcttttcctcctcctccatccagccacacccagggaatgacaaatcctggtttgggggaa CACAGGgcacaaaagcagcaccagcccctcctctggctccctctgctcccaaagaggaggccaaagaggaggaagacagcAGTGAGCTCCCCGCTGTTCTGGAGGACGCTGGTGAACTTCCCTCGGTGCCAGGAGATGACAGTGAACTTCCCGCTGCTCTGGGAGACAAGGGCGAACATCCCGCGCTGTGGGAATACAGCGGCGAGGCTCCCGCGGCGTGGGACAAGGACAGTGGACATCTCCCGGCGTGGGACGAGGGCAGTGGATGTCCCCTGGTGCAGGACGAGGATGGCCAAGCCCCCATGGtgtgggatgaggacagaggacatCCTGTGCCTTGGGAAGAGGAGGGTGAACTTCTCCCAGCATGGGAAGAGGACAGTGAACATCCCCTGGCTTGGAAAGATGATGGCGAACctgcagcattttgggaagaggacccagaacctccctgtgcttgggaagaggacactgaacctccctgtgcttgggaagaggacacAGAACCTCCCTCCGCTGTGGGATCCTGGGCTGAAggttctgacagcagcacagccctgcagccagaggggagaggggagtggtgcctggtgcagctgagtacgtctgctctgttcctgt CCTCTTCCACgtggtttctttcagggaacATCGTGAGCGTGGCGGAGCCAGCCGAGAAATACCTGGAAGTGGAGCAGATTGGCCAAGG GGCTTTCGGAACCATTTCCAAAGGACTCGACAGGGCCACTTTAGGAGAG gtggccataaagaaaacgAGTCTCAGAGGGCAGAACGGGGAACGCGCTGTGaatgagctcctgctcctgaaggacaagaagaacCCCAACATTGTCAACTCTTTGGACAG cttccTTGTTGACGGAGAtctctggctggtgatggaatACATGGATGGAGGAACTTTGCAGGACGTTGTCAGACAGACACGCATGGCTGAAGGAGAGATGGCAGCTGTCAGTCGGGAG tgcctgcagggcctggatttCCTCCATGCAAACCGGGTGATCCACAGAGATCTGAAGAGCTCCAACATCCTCCTGGGCATGgccggctctgtcaagctgg ctgattttggcctctgtgctcagctcagctctgagcaggaccGGCGCAGCTCCATGGTGGGCACTGCTCACTGGATGGCCCCAGAAGTTGTGACCAGTTCTCCTTATGGCCCCAAGGTGGACATCTGGTCCTTTGGCATTGTGACCATTGAGATGGTGGAAGGAGAACCTCCTTACTTCAAGGAAACGAGGGCCATG gctcgcGCTCTGATCCGGCACAACGGGACCccgcagctgcaggagccccggCGCCTGTCGGCTCTGCTGCGGGACTTCCTCGAGTGCAGCCTGGAGCCGGACGAGGAGCAgcgctggtctgcccaggagctgctgcag CACCCATTTTTATCATCAGCCaagcctctctccagcctgaccCCTCTGATCACCGCAGCAAAGCAACTGAGGGAGCA GAACTGTCTCCTGCTGATGTGGaaacccaggtgtcccagg atccccctgcaggtccatggggatgcggagatccccctgcaggtccatggggatgcggagatccccctgcaggtccatggggatgcggagatcccctgcag
- the LOC144248837 gene encoding class II histocompatibility antigen, B-L beta chain-like → MAGFQPGPRSVPRRGNRDGLEKEGTTLKGPLGDVGRGQKGLVRTVTPSTQLRAQGRDPRYHGTDTPGTAARYCNSDPHVMEQRRTAVGWLCRCNHEYLRPFLTERRVTPTLSISLLPSSSQPSPGHLLCSLVDFYPAHTQLRWFQGQQELSVVATDMVPNGDWTHQLLVLLETPTRAGLTSTCQVEHVSLEHPLSQHWDTGEELGALKMLAGTGDSELGFIFLALGIWFYLHKKGGSRESYPTSPRM, encoded by the exons ATGGCGGGCTTCCAGCCAGGCCCGCGTTCGGTTCCGCGGCGTGGGAACCGGGatgggctggagaaggagggaaCCACCCTCAAGGGCCCACTCGGGGATGTGGGCAGGGGACAGAAGGGGCTGGTCCGGACGGTGACACCATCGACGCAGCTGCGAGCGCAGGGGAGGGACCCGAG ATACCACGGGACAGATactccagggacagcagccaggtACTGCAACAGCGACCCACACGTTATGGAGCAAAGAAGGACTGCGGTGGGCTGGCTCTGCCGGTGCAACCACGAGTATCTCAGGCCGTTCCTCACGGAGCGCCGAG TCACCCCCACCTTGTCGATCTCTCTTCTGCCCtcgagctcccagcccagccccggccacctgctctgctccttggtGGATTTCTACCCGGCCCACacccagctgaggtggttccagggccagcaggagctctctgtggtggccaccgacatggtccccaacggggactggacccaccagctcctggtgctgcttgAAACCCCAACCCGGGCCGggctcacctccacctgccAGGTGGAGCACGTCAGCCTGGAGCACCCCCTGAGCCAGCACTGGGATACAGGGGAGGAATTGGGGGCACT CAAGATGCTGGCAGGAACTGGAGACTCCGAGTTGGGCTTCatcttcctggcactggggatctGGTTCTACCTGCACAAGAAAGGGGGGTCCCGTGAGTCGTATCCCACCTCCCCCAGAATGTGA